The following coding sequences lie in one Vanacampus margaritifer isolate UIUO_Vmar chromosome 16, RoL_Vmar_1.0, whole genome shotgun sequence genomic window:
- the klhl13 gene encoding kelch-like protein 13 isoform X3 — protein sequence MEHPVHRGDAMPIGLHDRSLVEDDDTHMKVALGYGDMGICAHLQASKTGNTRFFTSNTHSSVVLQGFDQLRIEGLLCDVTLVAGDGDEAFPVHRAMMASSSDYFKAMFTGGMKEQDLMCIKLHGVNRIGLKKIIDFIYTAKLSLNMENLQDTLEAASFLQILPVLDFCKVFLISGVSLDNCVEVGRIANTYNLTEVDKYVNNFILKNFPSLLGTGEFVKLPFERLAFVLSSNSLKHCTELDLFKAACRWLRYEDSRMDYASKLMKNIRFPLMNPQELINHVQTVDFMRTDNTCVNLLLEASNYQMMPYMQPVMQSERTAIRSDSAHLVTLGGVLRQQLVVSKELRLFDEKAHEWKALAPMDAPRYQHGIAVIGNFLYVVGGQSNYDTKGKTAVDTVFRYDPRYNKWMQVACLNEKRTFFHLSALKGHLYAVGGRNAAGELATVECYNPRTNEWTYVAKMNEPHYGHAGTVYGGYMYISGGITHDTFQKELMCFDPDADKWTQKAPMTTVRGLHCMCTVGDRLYVIGGNHFRGTSDYDDVLSCEYYSPALDLWTPIAAMLRGQSDVGVAVFENKIYVVGGYSWNNRCMVEIVQKYDPEKDEWHKVFDLPESLGGIRACTLTVFPPEDISGSPSRESPLSAP from the exons ATGGAGCACCCTGTGCACAGAGGGGACGCAATGCCCATTGGACTTCATGACAG ATCCCTCGTGGAGGACGACGACACTCACATGAAAGTGGCTCTGGGCTACGGTGATATGGGCATCTGTGCTCACCTTCAGGCATCAAAGACTGGAAACACACGTTTTTTCACAAGCAACACTCACAGCTCAGTGGTTCTTCAG GGATTCGACCAGCTTAGGATAGAGGGACTGCTATGTGATGTCACTTTGGTGGCTGGCGATGGCGATGAAGCCTTCCCTGTCCATCGAGCAATGATGGCCTCCTCCTCTGACTATTTCAAAGCCATGTTCACAG GTGGAATGAAAGAACAGGATTTAATGTGCATCAAGCTCCACGGAGTTAACCGAATAGGCCTGAAGAAGATCATCGACTTCATCTACACAGCCAAGTTGTCGCTCAACATGGAGAATCTGCAAGACACACTCGAGGCAGCCAGCTTCTTACAAATCCTTCCCGTGTTGGATTTCTGCAAGGTCTTTCTTATATCTGGG GTTTCCCTTGACAACTGCGTCGAGGTGGGCCGCATCGCAAACACATACAACCTCACAGAGGTGGACAAATACGTCAACAATTTCATACTGAAAAACTTCCCCTCACTTTTGGGCACCGGCGAGTTTGTCAAGCTGCCGTTTGAGCGCTTGGCCTTTGTGCTGTCCAGCAACAGCTTGAAACACTGCACCGAATTGGACCTCTTCAAGGCGGCTTGCCGCTGGCTACGCTACGAAGACAGTCGCATGGACTACGCCTCCAAACTCATGAAGAACATCCGCTTCCCCCTCATGAACCCGCAGGAGCTCATCAACCACGTGCAGACGGTGGACTTCATGCGCACAGACAATACGTGCGTCAACCTTCTACTGGAAGCTAGCAACTACCAAATGATGCCCTACATGCAGCCGGTCATGCAGTCGGAACGGACAGCCATCCGCTCGGACAGCGCCCACCTGGTCACGCTGGGCGGCGTCCTGCGGCAGCAGCTGGTGGTGAGCAAGGAGCTGCGTCTGTTTGACGAGAAGGCGCACGAATGGAAAGCGCTGGCGCCGATGGACGCGCCGCGCTACCAGCACGGCATCGCGGTCATCGGCAACTTCCTCTATGTGGTGGGGGGCCAAAGCAACTATGACACCAAAGGCAAGACGGCGGTGGACACCGTGTTCCGCTACGACCCTCGCTACAACAAGTGGATGCAGGTGGCGTGCCTTAATGAGAAGCGGACCTTCTTCCACCTCAGTGCACTCAAGGGACACCTCTATGCTGTCGGTGGAAGGAATGCGGCTGGGGAGCTCG CTACTGTGGAGTGCTACAACCCAAGGACGAATGAATGGACGTACGTTGCCAAAATGAATGAGCCTCACTATGGACATGCTGGGACGGTGTATGGCGGCTATATGTATATTTCAG GCGGCATCACTCACGACACCTTTCAGAAGGAGCTGATGTGCTTTGACCCAGATGCAGACAAATGGACTCAGAAGGCGCCCATGACCACCGTGCGCGGCCTCCACTGCATGTGCACGGTGGGCGACCGCCTCTACGTCATCGGCGGCAACCACTTCCGGGGCACCAGCGACTACGACGACGTGCTCAGCTGCGAGTACTACTCCCCCGCCCTGGACTTATGGACCCCGATCGCCGCCATGTTGCGGGGCCAGAGCGACGTGGGCGTGGCCGTGTTTGAGAATAAAATCTACGTGGTGGGCGGATACTCGTGGAACAATCGCTGCATGGTGGAAATAGTTCAGAAGTACGACCCCGAGAAAGACGAGTGGCACAAAGTGTTTGACTTACCCGAGTCGCTCGGCGGGATTCGAGCCTGCACGCTCACGGTGTTCCCGCCGGAAGATATCTCAGGCTCGCCGTCCAGAGAGTCGCCGCTTTCAGCGCCTTGA
- the klhl13 gene encoding kelch-like protein 13 isoform X1, which translates to MEHPVHRGDAMPIGLHDSNQHSFVVWTNHSLLAACPPYHLTGSLVEDDDTHMKVALGYGDMGICAHLQASKTGNTRFFTSNTHSSVVLQGFDQLRIEGLLCDVTLVAGDGDEAFPVHRAMMASSSDYFKAMFTGGMKEQDLMCIKLHGVNRIGLKKIIDFIYTAKLSLNMENLQDTLEAASFLQILPVLDFCKVFLISGVSLDNCVEVGRIANTYNLTEVDKYVNNFILKNFPSLLGTGEFVKLPFERLAFVLSSNSLKHCTELDLFKAACRWLRYEDSRMDYASKLMKNIRFPLMNPQELINHVQTVDFMRTDNTCVNLLLEASNYQMMPYMQPVMQSERTAIRSDSAHLVTLGGVLRQQLVVSKELRLFDEKAHEWKALAPMDAPRYQHGIAVIGNFLYVVGGQSNYDTKGKTAVDTVFRYDPRYNKWMQVACLNEKRTFFHLSALKGHLYAVGGRNAAGELATVECYNPRTNEWTYVAKMNEPHYGHAGTVYGGYMYISGGITHDTFQKELMCFDPDADKWTQKAPMTTVRGLHCMCTVGDRLYVIGGNHFRGTSDYDDVLSCEYYSPALDLWTPIAAMLRGQSDVGVAVFENKIYVVGGYSWNNRCMVEIVQKYDPEKDEWHKVFDLPESLGGIRACTLTVFPPEDISGSPSRESPLSAP; encoded by the exons ATGGAGCACCCTGTGCACAGAGGGGACGCAATGCCCATTGGACTTCATGACAG CAACCAACACTCCTTTGTGGTGTGGACAAACCACTCACTCCTCGCTGCCTGTCCGCCTTACCACCTGACAgg ATCCCTCGTGGAGGACGACGACACTCACATGAAAGTGGCTCTGGGCTACGGTGATATGGGCATCTGTGCTCACCTTCAGGCATCAAAGACTGGAAACACACGTTTTTTCACAAGCAACACTCACAGCTCAGTGGTTCTTCAG GGATTCGACCAGCTTAGGATAGAGGGACTGCTATGTGATGTCACTTTGGTGGCTGGCGATGGCGATGAAGCCTTCCCTGTCCATCGAGCAATGATGGCCTCCTCCTCTGACTATTTCAAAGCCATGTTCACAG GTGGAATGAAAGAACAGGATTTAATGTGCATCAAGCTCCACGGAGTTAACCGAATAGGCCTGAAGAAGATCATCGACTTCATCTACACAGCCAAGTTGTCGCTCAACATGGAGAATCTGCAAGACACACTCGAGGCAGCCAGCTTCTTACAAATCCTTCCCGTGTTGGATTTCTGCAAGGTCTTTCTTATATCTGGG GTTTCCCTTGACAACTGCGTCGAGGTGGGCCGCATCGCAAACACATACAACCTCACAGAGGTGGACAAATACGTCAACAATTTCATACTGAAAAACTTCCCCTCACTTTTGGGCACCGGCGAGTTTGTCAAGCTGCCGTTTGAGCGCTTGGCCTTTGTGCTGTCCAGCAACAGCTTGAAACACTGCACCGAATTGGACCTCTTCAAGGCGGCTTGCCGCTGGCTACGCTACGAAGACAGTCGCATGGACTACGCCTCCAAACTCATGAAGAACATCCGCTTCCCCCTCATGAACCCGCAGGAGCTCATCAACCACGTGCAGACGGTGGACTTCATGCGCACAGACAATACGTGCGTCAACCTTCTACTGGAAGCTAGCAACTACCAAATGATGCCCTACATGCAGCCGGTCATGCAGTCGGAACGGACAGCCATCCGCTCGGACAGCGCCCACCTGGTCACGCTGGGCGGCGTCCTGCGGCAGCAGCTGGTGGTGAGCAAGGAGCTGCGTCTGTTTGACGAGAAGGCGCACGAATGGAAAGCGCTGGCGCCGATGGACGCGCCGCGCTACCAGCACGGCATCGCGGTCATCGGCAACTTCCTCTATGTGGTGGGGGGCCAAAGCAACTATGACACCAAAGGCAAGACGGCGGTGGACACCGTGTTCCGCTACGACCCTCGCTACAACAAGTGGATGCAGGTGGCGTGCCTTAATGAGAAGCGGACCTTCTTCCACCTCAGTGCACTCAAGGGACACCTCTATGCTGTCGGTGGAAGGAATGCGGCTGGGGAGCTCG CTACTGTGGAGTGCTACAACCCAAGGACGAATGAATGGACGTACGTTGCCAAAATGAATGAGCCTCACTATGGACATGCTGGGACGGTGTATGGCGGCTATATGTATATTTCAG GCGGCATCACTCACGACACCTTTCAGAAGGAGCTGATGTGCTTTGACCCAGATGCAGACAAATGGACTCAGAAGGCGCCCATGACCACCGTGCGCGGCCTCCACTGCATGTGCACGGTGGGCGACCGCCTCTACGTCATCGGCGGCAACCACTTCCGGGGCACCAGCGACTACGACGACGTGCTCAGCTGCGAGTACTACTCCCCCGCCCTGGACTTATGGACCCCGATCGCCGCCATGTTGCGGGGCCAGAGCGACGTGGGCGTGGCCGTGTTTGAGAATAAAATCTACGTGGTGGGCGGATACTCGTGGAACAATCGCTGCATGGTGGAAATAGTTCAGAAGTACGACCCCGAGAAAGACGAGTGGCACAAAGTGTTTGACTTACCCGAGTCGCTCGGCGGGATTCGAGCCTGCACGCTCACGGTGTTCCCGCCGGAAGATATCTCAGGCTCGCCGTCCAGAGAGTCGCCGCTTTCAGCGCCTTGA
- the klhl13 gene encoding kelch-like protein 13 isoform X4 — protein MKVALGYGDMGICAHLQASKTGNTRFFTSNTHSSVVLQGFDQLRIEGLLCDVTLVAGDGDEAFPVHRAMMASSSDYFKAMFTGGMKEQDLMCIKLHGVNRIGLKKIIDFIYTAKLSLNMENLQDTLEAASFLQILPVLDFCKVFLISGVSLDNCVEVGRIANTYNLTEVDKYVNNFILKNFPSLLGTGEFVKLPFERLAFVLSSNSLKHCTELDLFKAACRWLRYEDSRMDYASKLMKNIRFPLMNPQELINHVQTVDFMRTDNTCVNLLLEASNYQMMPYMQPVMQSERTAIRSDSAHLVTLGGVLRQQLVVSKELRLFDEKAHEWKALAPMDAPRYQHGIAVIGNFLYVVGGQSNYDTKGKTAVDTVFRYDPRYNKWMQVACLNEKRTFFHLSALKGHLYAVGGRNAAGELATVECYNPRTNEWTYVAKMNEPHYGHAGTVYGGYMYISGGITHDTFQKELMCFDPDADKWTQKAPMTTVRGLHCMCTVGDRLYVIGGNHFRGTSDYDDVLSCEYYSPALDLWTPIAAMLRGQSDVGVAVFENKIYVVGGYSWNNRCMVEIVQKYDPEKDEWHKVFDLPESLGGIRACTLTVFPPEDISGSPSRESPLSAP, from the exons ATGAAAGTGGCTCTGGGCTACGGTGATATGGGCATCTGTGCTCACCTTCAGGCATCAAAGACTGGAAACACACGTTTTTTCACAAGCAACACTCACAGCTCAGTGGTTCTTCAG GGATTCGACCAGCTTAGGATAGAGGGACTGCTATGTGATGTCACTTTGGTGGCTGGCGATGGCGATGAAGCCTTCCCTGTCCATCGAGCAATGATGGCCTCCTCCTCTGACTATTTCAAAGCCATGTTCACAG GTGGAATGAAAGAACAGGATTTAATGTGCATCAAGCTCCACGGAGTTAACCGAATAGGCCTGAAGAAGATCATCGACTTCATCTACACAGCCAAGTTGTCGCTCAACATGGAGAATCTGCAAGACACACTCGAGGCAGCCAGCTTCTTACAAATCCTTCCCGTGTTGGATTTCTGCAAGGTCTTTCTTATATCTGGG GTTTCCCTTGACAACTGCGTCGAGGTGGGCCGCATCGCAAACACATACAACCTCACAGAGGTGGACAAATACGTCAACAATTTCATACTGAAAAACTTCCCCTCACTTTTGGGCACCGGCGAGTTTGTCAAGCTGCCGTTTGAGCGCTTGGCCTTTGTGCTGTCCAGCAACAGCTTGAAACACTGCACCGAATTGGACCTCTTCAAGGCGGCTTGCCGCTGGCTACGCTACGAAGACAGTCGCATGGACTACGCCTCCAAACTCATGAAGAACATCCGCTTCCCCCTCATGAACCCGCAGGAGCTCATCAACCACGTGCAGACGGTGGACTTCATGCGCACAGACAATACGTGCGTCAACCTTCTACTGGAAGCTAGCAACTACCAAATGATGCCCTACATGCAGCCGGTCATGCAGTCGGAACGGACAGCCATCCGCTCGGACAGCGCCCACCTGGTCACGCTGGGCGGCGTCCTGCGGCAGCAGCTGGTGGTGAGCAAGGAGCTGCGTCTGTTTGACGAGAAGGCGCACGAATGGAAAGCGCTGGCGCCGATGGACGCGCCGCGCTACCAGCACGGCATCGCGGTCATCGGCAACTTCCTCTATGTGGTGGGGGGCCAAAGCAACTATGACACCAAAGGCAAGACGGCGGTGGACACCGTGTTCCGCTACGACCCTCGCTACAACAAGTGGATGCAGGTGGCGTGCCTTAATGAGAAGCGGACCTTCTTCCACCTCAGTGCACTCAAGGGACACCTCTATGCTGTCGGTGGAAGGAATGCGGCTGGGGAGCTCG CTACTGTGGAGTGCTACAACCCAAGGACGAATGAATGGACGTACGTTGCCAAAATGAATGAGCCTCACTATGGACATGCTGGGACGGTGTATGGCGGCTATATGTATATTTCAG GCGGCATCACTCACGACACCTTTCAGAAGGAGCTGATGTGCTTTGACCCAGATGCAGACAAATGGACTCAGAAGGCGCCCATGACCACCGTGCGCGGCCTCCACTGCATGTGCACGGTGGGCGACCGCCTCTACGTCATCGGCGGCAACCACTTCCGGGGCACCAGCGACTACGACGACGTGCTCAGCTGCGAGTACTACTCCCCCGCCCTGGACTTATGGACCCCGATCGCCGCCATGTTGCGGGGCCAGAGCGACGTGGGCGTGGCCGTGTTTGAGAATAAAATCTACGTGGTGGGCGGATACTCGTGGAACAATCGCTGCATGGTGGAAATAGTTCAGAAGTACGACCCCGAGAAAGACGAGTGGCACAAAGTGTTTGACTTACCCGAGTCGCTCGGCGGGATTCGAGCCTGCACGCTCACGGTGTTCCCGCCGGAAGATATCTCAGGCTCGCCGTCCAGAGAGTCGCCGCTTTCAGCGCCTTGA
- the klhl13 gene encoding kelch-like protein 13 isoform X5, with translation MPLKWKSGSPVSWKFPVPVLKTSRSSPLSPAYINQHSFVVWTNHSLLAACPPYHLTGSLVEDDDTHMKVALGYGDMGICAHLQASKTGNTRFFTSNTHSSVVLQGFDQLRIEGLLCDVTLVAGDGDEAFPVHRAMMASSSDYFKAMFTGGMKEQDLMCIKLHGVNRIGLKKIIDFIYTAKLSLNMENLQDTLEAASFLQILPVLDFCKVFLISGVSLDNCVEVGRIANTYNLTEVDKYVNNFILKNFPSLLGTGEFVKLPFERLAFVLSSNSLKHCTELDLFKAACRWLRYEDSRMDYASKLMKNIRFPLMNPQELINHVQTVDFMRTDNTCVNLLLEASNYQMMPYMQPVMQSERTAIRSDSAHLVTLGGVLRQQLVVSKELRLFDEKAHEWKALAPMDAPRYQHGIAVIGNFLYVVGGQSNYDTKGKTAVDTVFRYDPRYNKWMQVACLNEKRTFFHLSALKGHLYAVGGRNAAGELATVECYNPRTNEWTYVAKMNEPHYGHAGTVYGGYMYISGGITHDTFQKELMCFDPDADKWTQKAPMTTVRGLHCMCTVGDRLYVIGGNHFRGTSDYDDVLSCEYYSPALDLWTPIAAMLRGQSDVGVAVFENKIYVVGGYSWNNRCMVEIVQKYDPEKDEWHKVFDLPESLGGIRACTLTVFPPEDISGSPSRESPLSAP, from the exons ATGCCGTTGAAATGGAAAAGCGGTTCTCCCGTCAGCTGGAAATTCCCAGTGCCAGTGCTTAAGACGTCCCGGTCCTCACCGCTTTCACCTGCCTACAT CAACCAACACTCCTTTGTGGTGTGGACAAACCACTCACTCCTCGCTGCCTGTCCGCCTTACCACCTGACAgg ATCCCTCGTGGAGGACGACGACACTCACATGAAAGTGGCTCTGGGCTACGGTGATATGGGCATCTGTGCTCACCTTCAGGCATCAAAGACTGGAAACACACGTTTTTTCACAAGCAACACTCACAGCTCAGTGGTTCTTCAG GGATTCGACCAGCTTAGGATAGAGGGACTGCTATGTGATGTCACTTTGGTGGCTGGCGATGGCGATGAAGCCTTCCCTGTCCATCGAGCAATGATGGCCTCCTCCTCTGACTATTTCAAAGCCATGTTCACAG GTGGAATGAAAGAACAGGATTTAATGTGCATCAAGCTCCACGGAGTTAACCGAATAGGCCTGAAGAAGATCATCGACTTCATCTACACAGCCAAGTTGTCGCTCAACATGGAGAATCTGCAAGACACACTCGAGGCAGCCAGCTTCTTACAAATCCTTCCCGTGTTGGATTTCTGCAAGGTCTTTCTTATATCTGGG GTTTCCCTTGACAACTGCGTCGAGGTGGGCCGCATCGCAAACACATACAACCTCACAGAGGTGGACAAATACGTCAACAATTTCATACTGAAAAACTTCCCCTCACTTTTGGGCACCGGCGAGTTTGTCAAGCTGCCGTTTGAGCGCTTGGCCTTTGTGCTGTCCAGCAACAGCTTGAAACACTGCACCGAATTGGACCTCTTCAAGGCGGCTTGCCGCTGGCTACGCTACGAAGACAGTCGCATGGACTACGCCTCCAAACTCATGAAGAACATCCGCTTCCCCCTCATGAACCCGCAGGAGCTCATCAACCACGTGCAGACGGTGGACTTCATGCGCACAGACAATACGTGCGTCAACCTTCTACTGGAAGCTAGCAACTACCAAATGATGCCCTACATGCAGCCGGTCATGCAGTCGGAACGGACAGCCATCCGCTCGGACAGCGCCCACCTGGTCACGCTGGGCGGCGTCCTGCGGCAGCAGCTGGTGGTGAGCAAGGAGCTGCGTCTGTTTGACGAGAAGGCGCACGAATGGAAAGCGCTGGCGCCGATGGACGCGCCGCGCTACCAGCACGGCATCGCGGTCATCGGCAACTTCCTCTATGTGGTGGGGGGCCAAAGCAACTATGACACCAAAGGCAAGACGGCGGTGGACACCGTGTTCCGCTACGACCCTCGCTACAACAAGTGGATGCAGGTGGCGTGCCTTAATGAGAAGCGGACCTTCTTCCACCTCAGTGCACTCAAGGGACACCTCTATGCTGTCGGTGGAAGGAATGCGGCTGGGGAGCTCG CTACTGTGGAGTGCTACAACCCAAGGACGAATGAATGGACGTACGTTGCCAAAATGAATGAGCCTCACTATGGACATGCTGGGACGGTGTATGGCGGCTATATGTATATTTCAG GCGGCATCACTCACGACACCTTTCAGAAGGAGCTGATGTGCTTTGACCCAGATGCAGACAAATGGACTCAGAAGGCGCCCATGACCACCGTGCGCGGCCTCCACTGCATGTGCACGGTGGGCGACCGCCTCTACGTCATCGGCGGCAACCACTTCCGGGGCACCAGCGACTACGACGACGTGCTCAGCTGCGAGTACTACTCCCCCGCCCTGGACTTATGGACCCCGATCGCCGCCATGTTGCGGGGCCAGAGCGACGTGGGCGTGGCCGTGTTTGAGAATAAAATCTACGTGGTGGGCGGATACTCGTGGAACAATCGCTGCATGGTGGAAATAGTTCAGAAGTACGACCCCGAGAAAGACGAGTGGCACAAAGTGTTTGACTTACCCGAGTCGCTCGGCGGGATTCGAGCCTGCACGCTCACGGTGTTCCCGCCGGAAGATATCTCAGGCTCGCCGTCCAGAGAGTCGCCGCTTTCAGCGCCTTGA
- the klhl13 gene encoding kelch-like protein 13 isoform X2: MPLKWKSGSPVSWKFPVPVLKTSRSSPLSPAYISLVEDDDTHMKVALGYGDMGICAHLQASKTGNTRFFTSNTHSSVVLQGFDQLRIEGLLCDVTLVAGDGDEAFPVHRAMMASSSDYFKAMFTGGMKEQDLMCIKLHGVNRIGLKKIIDFIYTAKLSLNMENLQDTLEAASFLQILPVLDFCKVFLISGVSLDNCVEVGRIANTYNLTEVDKYVNNFILKNFPSLLGTGEFVKLPFERLAFVLSSNSLKHCTELDLFKAACRWLRYEDSRMDYASKLMKNIRFPLMNPQELINHVQTVDFMRTDNTCVNLLLEASNYQMMPYMQPVMQSERTAIRSDSAHLVTLGGVLRQQLVVSKELRLFDEKAHEWKALAPMDAPRYQHGIAVIGNFLYVVGGQSNYDTKGKTAVDTVFRYDPRYNKWMQVACLNEKRTFFHLSALKGHLYAVGGRNAAGELATVECYNPRTNEWTYVAKMNEPHYGHAGTVYGGYMYISGGITHDTFQKELMCFDPDADKWTQKAPMTTVRGLHCMCTVGDRLYVIGGNHFRGTSDYDDVLSCEYYSPALDLWTPIAAMLRGQSDVGVAVFENKIYVVGGYSWNNRCMVEIVQKYDPEKDEWHKVFDLPESLGGIRACTLTVFPPEDISGSPSRESPLSAP, from the exons ATGCCGTTGAAATGGAAAAGCGGTTCTCCCGTCAGCTGGAAATTCCCAGTGCCAGTGCTTAAGACGTCCCGGTCCTCACCGCTTTCACCTGCCTACAT ATCCCTCGTGGAGGACGACGACACTCACATGAAAGTGGCTCTGGGCTACGGTGATATGGGCATCTGTGCTCACCTTCAGGCATCAAAGACTGGAAACACACGTTTTTTCACAAGCAACACTCACAGCTCAGTGGTTCTTCAG GGATTCGACCAGCTTAGGATAGAGGGACTGCTATGTGATGTCACTTTGGTGGCTGGCGATGGCGATGAAGCCTTCCCTGTCCATCGAGCAATGATGGCCTCCTCCTCTGACTATTTCAAAGCCATGTTCACAG GTGGAATGAAAGAACAGGATTTAATGTGCATCAAGCTCCACGGAGTTAACCGAATAGGCCTGAAGAAGATCATCGACTTCATCTACACAGCCAAGTTGTCGCTCAACATGGAGAATCTGCAAGACACACTCGAGGCAGCCAGCTTCTTACAAATCCTTCCCGTGTTGGATTTCTGCAAGGTCTTTCTTATATCTGGG GTTTCCCTTGACAACTGCGTCGAGGTGGGCCGCATCGCAAACACATACAACCTCACAGAGGTGGACAAATACGTCAACAATTTCATACTGAAAAACTTCCCCTCACTTTTGGGCACCGGCGAGTTTGTCAAGCTGCCGTTTGAGCGCTTGGCCTTTGTGCTGTCCAGCAACAGCTTGAAACACTGCACCGAATTGGACCTCTTCAAGGCGGCTTGCCGCTGGCTACGCTACGAAGACAGTCGCATGGACTACGCCTCCAAACTCATGAAGAACATCCGCTTCCCCCTCATGAACCCGCAGGAGCTCATCAACCACGTGCAGACGGTGGACTTCATGCGCACAGACAATACGTGCGTCAACCTTCTACTGGAAGCTAGCAACTACCAAATGATGCCCTACATGCAGCCGGTCATGCAGTCGGAACGGACAGCCATCCGCTCGGACAGCGCCCACCTGGTCACGCTGGGCGGCGTCCTGCGGCAGCAGCTGGTGGTGAGCAAGGAGCTGCGTCTGTTTGACGAGAAGGCGCACGAATGGAAAGCGCTGGCGCCGATGGACGCGCCGCGCTACCAGCACGGCATCGCGGTCATCGGCAACTTCCTCTATGTGGTGGGGGGCCAAAGCAACTATGACACCAAAGGCAAGACGGCGGTGGACACCGTGTTCCGCTACGACCCTCGCTACAACAAGTGGATGCAGGTGGCGTGCCTTAATGAGAAGCGGACCTTCTTCCACCTCAGTGCACTCAAGGGACACCTCTATGCTGTCGGTGGAAGGAATGCGGCTGGGGAGCTCG CTACTGTGGAGTGCTACAACCCAAGGACGAATGAATGGACGTACGTTGCCAAAATGAATGAGCCTCACTATGGACATGCTGGGACGGTGTATGGCGGCTATATGTATATTTCAG GCGGCATCACTCACGACACCTTTCAGAAGGAGCTGATGTGCTTTGACCCAGATGCAGACAAATGGACTCAGAAGGCGCCCATGACCACCGTGCGCGGCCTCCACTGCATGTGCACGGTGGGCGACCGCCTCTACGTCATCGGCGGCAACCACTTCCGGGGCACCAGCGACTACGACGACGTGCTCAGCTGCGAGTACTACTCCCCCGCCCTGGACTTATGGACCCCGATCGCCGCCATGTTGCGGGGCCAGAGCGACGTGGGCGTGGCCGTGTTTGAGAATAAAATCTACGTGGTGGGCGGATACTCGTGGAACAATCGCTGCATGGTGGAAATAGTTCAGAAGTACGACCCCGAGAAAGACGAGTGGCACAAAGTGTTTGACTTACCCGAGTCGCTCGGCGGGATTCGAGCCTGCACGCTCACGGTGTTCCCGCCGGAAGATATCTCAGGCTCGCCGTCCAGAGAGTCGCCGCTTTCAGCGCCTTGA